One genomic window of Quercus robur chromosome 6, dhQueRobu3.1, whole genome shotgun sequence includes the following:
- the LOC126732993 gene encoding phosphoenolpyruvate carboxykinase (ATP) 1-like, with protein sequence MAGNGSGHANGEFSFGNGTARNGLAKIQTHKKQNGICHDDSAPPVKAQTIDELHSLQKKKSAPTTPIKGTQGAFASTISDEERQKQQLQSISASLASLTRETGPKVVKGDPARKSETPKHVAHAHEHHFTPTISVSDSSLKFTHFLYNLSPAELYEQAIKYEKGSFITETGALATLSGAKTGRSPRDKRVVRDETTEDDLWWGKGSPNIEMDEHTFMVNRERAVDYLNSLDKVFVNDQFLNWDPENKIKVRIVSARAYHSLFMHNMCIRPTPEELENFGTPDFTIYNAGQFPCNRYTHYMTSSTSIDLNLARREMVILGTQYAGEMKKGLFSVMHYLMPKRQILSLHSGCNMGKDGDVALFFGLSGTGKTTLSTDHNRLLIGDDEHCWSENGVSNIEGGCYAKCIDLSREKEPDIWNAIKFGTVLENVVFDEHTREVDYSDKSVTENTRAAYPIEYIPNAKIPCVGPHPKNVILLACDAFGVLPPVSKLSLAQTMYHFISGYTALVAGTEEGVKEPQATFSACFGAAFIMLHPTKYAAMLAEKMMKHGATGWLVNTGWSGGSYGSGNRIKLPYTRKIIDAIHSGSLLEANYKKTEVFGLEIPTEVEGVPSEILEPMNTWADKNAYNATLLKLAGLFKNNFETFTNYKIGKDGKLTEEILAAGPIF encoded by the exons ATGGCAGGAAACGGAAGCGGACACGCGAACGGAGAGTTCAGTTTCGGGAATGGAACGGCACGGAACGGTCTGGCTAAGATCCAGACGCATAAGAAGCAAAACGGGATCTGCCACGATGACAGTGCGCCCCCCGTGAAGGCTCAGACCATTGATGAGCTCCACTCACTGCAGAAAAAGAAGTCCGCACCCACTACCCCCATTAAGGGGACCCAGGGTGCCTTTGCTAGCACCATCTCCGACGAAGAGCGCCAGAAACAGCAGCTCCAGTCGATCAG TGCATCTTTGGCGTCACTTACGAGAGAAACTGGACCCAAGGTGGTGAAAGGTGACCCAGCTAGGAAGTCAGAGACCCCAAAGCACGTAGCACACGCCCATGAACACCATTTCACACCGACTATCAGTGTCAGCGACAGTTCCTTGAAGTTCACTCATTTCCTCTACAACCTCTCTCCTGCAG AGCTATATGAGCAGGCCATAAAGTATGAGAAAGGGTCATTCATCACAGAGACTGGTGCCTTAGCAACACTTTCTGGAGCTAAGACAGGTCGATCTCCTAGAGATAAGCGTGTTGTAAGGGATGAGACAACTGAGGATGATCTTTGGTGGGGAAA GGGCTCACCAAACATTGAAATGGACGAGCACACATTCATGGTGAACAGGGAAAGAGCTGTCGATTACTTAAATTCTTTGGACAAG GTCTTTGTGAATGATCAATTCTTGAATTGGGACCcagagaacaaaattaaagtccGGATTGTCTCTGCCAGAGCATACCATTCCTTGTTCATGCACAACAT GTGTATCCGACCCACTCCTGAAGAGCTGGAGAATTTCGGTACTCCGGACTTCACTATATACAATGCTGGCCAGTTCCCATGTAATCGTTACACTCACTACATGACGTCCTCTACTAGCATAGATCTTAATCTTGCTAGAAGGGAAATGGTCATCCTCGGCACCCAGTACGCCGGGGAAATGAAGAAGGGTCTGTTCAGTGTTATGCATTATCTCATGCCTAAGCGTCAAATCCTCTCCTTACATTCTGGCTGCAATATGGGAAAAGATGGAGATGTTGCCCTCTTCTTTGGATTGTCAG gTACTGGAAAGACAACTCTATCTACGGATCACAATAGGTTGTTGATTGGAGATGATGAACACTGTTGGAGTGAGAATGGTGTGTCAAACATTGAAGGCGGTTGCTATGCCAAGTGCATTGATCTCTCAAGGGAGAAGGAGCCTGATATTTGGAATGCCATTAAATTCGGGACAG TTCTGGAGAATGTAGTGTTTGATGAGCATACCCGAGAGGTTGATTATTCTGACAAATCAGTCACAG AAAACACTCGTGCTGCATACCCAATTGAGTATATCCCCAATGCAAAGATACCATGTGTTGGTCCACATCCAAAGAATGTCATACTATTGGCATGTGATGCATTTGGTGTCCTCCCACCAGTGAGCAAGCTGAGCTTGGCACAGACTATGTACCATTTCATCAGTGGCTATACTGCTCTG GTAGCAGGCACAGAAGAGGGTGTGAAGGAGCCACAGGCGACATTCTCAGCTTGCTTTGGTGCAGCATTCATTATGTTGCATCCTACCAAGTATGCAGCCATGCTGGCTGAGAAGATGATGAAGCATGGTGCCACAGGATGGCTTGTCAACACTGGCTGGTCTGGTGGAAG CTACGGCTCGGGGAATCGAATTAAGCTTCCTTACACAAGGAAAATCATTGATGCCATACACTCTGGCAGCCTCCTGGAGGCAAACTACAAGAAAACCGAAGTGTTCGGACTTGAGATCCCCACTGAAGTTGAGGGAGTGCCTTCCGAAATTCTGGAACCAATGAACACT TGGGCAGACAAGAATGCTTACAATGCTACACTGCTGAAGCTGGCTGGCCTGTTCAAGAATAACTTTGAGACCTTCACTAACTACAAGATTGGCAAGGACGGCAAGCTGACCGAGGAGATCCTTGCTGCTGGTCCAATCTTCTAA